DNA from Archaeoglobus veneficus SNP6:
GAACACGATTAAAGTGCTGAGAAAGAGACTTGTTCAGTAACATCTAAACCCAACCCAAAATAGCGTCGATGTCGAGTTTCTCCTCCACAACCTTTGCAAGTTCTTCGATCCCGTCAGTCCTTGAGGGAATTTCGACACCTAAATGCTTGCAAACCGCCTTCACAATACAGTCGTTCCAGAAAAGGCCGTGCATGTATGTTCCCCATACCATTCCATCCTCGCTCGCGCAGCCTTCGTCATCGAAAACAGGATTGGATGCTTTTGTTACACCCTTGTGGATTTCGTACCCCCAAACGGATTCTCCCTTTATCTTTTCGAGGATCACAGCGTTTCCATTGACTTTTCTTTCGACTTGCCTGCACATCTTCCTGAACTCTCTGAATTCCGTTACGGCATCAAGCAGACCAATCCCCTTTGCCTTCACATAGCCATGCTCAACGCCAAAGTCCACGAGCTCCCTGCCAAGCATCTGATAACCGCCGCATATTCCTATCACGGGCCTATCTTTCGCAAAACGCCTCAGTTTTTCGTGCATTCCCGCCTCCTTCAACGCTCTGAGGTCTGCCATGGTGTCCTTGCTTCCAGGAACTATGACAATCTCGCAGTCGATGTCGTCTTTGAGGTCGATAAACTTGCAGAGTTCTCGCAGAGGCTCGAGGTCTGTGAAGTTTGATATCCTCGGCAACTTCAAAATCCCTATTTCACTCGTTTCGCCATTTCCACTCCACTCATCCATGCATAGGGAATCCTCTGACGGCATAGCCGAGTTCAGGTGGGGTATGACTCCGAGAACGGGAACACCCGTAAGCTCTTCAAGCTGCCTTACTCCGCTTTCGAGAAGCTTTTCGCTTCCTCGCAGCCTGTTTATGATAAATCCCCTCACGAGCCCAGCGACATCGGAAGGGAGAAGCTTATATGTTCCGTATAGGGATGCAAAGACACCTCCTCTATCTATGTCTCCTACTATGTAGATTGCTGGTTTTGCAATGCGGGCAATGCCTATGTTGGCTACATCTCTATCGTACAGGTTTATTTCCGCAATACCACCCGCCCCCTCGATTACAATCACATCGTAGTTCCTGCTGAGCTCTGTATAGGCCTCCTCGACCACCTTCATTATCTTCGGCACTTCTCTGTAGTACTCAAAACTTGAAACGTCTTTTACCGCTTCGCCGAGCAGAATCAGTTGCGAGACGAAGTTTCCCTTAGGTTTCAGCAAAACAGGGTTCATCAGTTCGTTTGGTTCTATGCCAGCAGCCCTCGCCTGAAAAGCCTGAGCTATTGCAATCTCCTTGCCCTCCTTCGTGACATAGGAGTTCAGGCTCATATTCTGCGCTTTGAAGGGAGCAACGGCGTAACCTCTCTTGCTCAGAATTCTGCAAAGTGCTGCGACGAGGACGGACTTTCCTGCACTGCTGGACGTTCCTGCAATCATCAGTGCCACGTGGCAAGCTATCTTGTTAAAAGATAAAGCATTTTTGATCGTATCTTGCATTCTTTAGTTATTAGGATGAATGTGAATACCAATAGTTAAATTTATATCGCAGCATTAAGCGCCAAATTTTCATGGAACTAACGTCTGTACTACTGATTGCAATACCCGTAGTGGTCGTTGTGCTGCTGCTGGTGTATTTCGTGTCTATATACAATAGATTTCAGAGCCTGAAAAATGGGGCTGAGGCAACACTCGGCCAGATAAGGGTGGCACTTAAAAAGAGACTTGACATGATTGCCCAGCTTGTTGAAGCGGTGCAGAGCTATGCGAAGTTCGAGAGGGAGACCCTTGAAAAGATCACGCAGATGAGAACAAGTGTGCTAAAAGCGGACGCAAGGGAAATTCAGAACATTGAAGCATAATCTAGACGGATCTTGGGCAACATCCTTGTTTCTGTTGAAAACTATCCGGATTTAAAGACGTCTGAAACAGTAAAGCAGCTCATGGATGCTGTTAGAGATGTGGAGGACGAAATTGCAAGGCACAGGTACACGTACAACAACATCGTTCAGGAGTTCAATACAATGACCGACGTCGTACCGTCGAGCATAGTTGCATCTATGCTCGGGTTCATGAAAATGGACTACCTGCAGTTCGAGGAGGAGATAAGCAAGCGACCTGAACTCAGGTGGCAGGTATGAGTGAGACAAGGCAGCTTGTCATTCTTTTTTTGATTGTGATTCTGTTTGGAGCTGCAGGGTTTTTCGTGGCGGAGCTTGTCAACTATTCTGGCGACCTGACGGTCGAAAGGTACATTGTTACGCTCTCTCCCAATGGCTCTCTTAAGGAGACTTATGTCTACGACATCGGCAGCTCCGGGAAGTACACGATGCTGTATAGAGTGTGGAAGGTACCTCTCCTTCCTCCTGCAGCATCGGGCCTGAACACGCCCTACGTGAAGGTTCTTGATGTTGAATGCTCTTTTGGGACGATATCCTACGTCAAGGATTTCGCGGGGAAAGTCTGGATTCTCAGCGGACAGAGTCCGGCGTATGCCAAGTCCTGGATATCCAGAAAGGCGTATCTAAACGAGGTTGGCTGCTATAAACCGGAAATGTTCACTGCTGGAAAGTATACAGTGACTTACAGCTACTTCATCAATCCGCCACTGGAGTGTGATGAAGAAATCTGCCACCTCAACCTCAAGCTTGCCGATGAGCACGTGCCCTACAAGAGAGTCGAAATAGTTCTAAATGACCCTTATAATCAAATTTTAAGGGTTTTTCCACATCCACCGGACTTCAGTGTCTCGAAAAGCGACAGTGGATGGGTAATTACAGGTAAAAGTCCTAGAGACGGACTGATTGAGGTGGAGATTCTGCTCAAGCCCGGTATGGTGGGATTCGTAAAAGAAGTCAGCAACGTTGAGGAAAAAACGCTGTCGGCGAACAGTACATACTCAAATGTATATTCAGCACTCTTAGGGCTGAAATACATTCTACTTGCGATAATATTTGGATTTCCGGCTGTACTCGGCACTCTTTATATCAGATACGGGAAGGAGAAGGAGTTCACAGTTCCGGAACATCTGAGCTACGTGCCGAACAAGAACAGAAAGCCCTGGCATGTTAACCTCGTATTCAAGGGTGATGCTTTAGACTTCGACGAGGACGGATTTTACGCAACGCTCCTCGATCTGCAGATAAGAGGTTTCATAAAAATAGAGCCGTACATGGATGGAGCGAATAAAAAGGAAGTGAAAATCGAACTGCTAAAAAAGCCAGAGGACGCGGAAGACCCTTACGAGAGGGCTGTCCTGCAATTCCTGCACGACTGGTCGAGAGATGGTGTCACATTCTACACCGGAGAGTTCAAAGACCTCGTCAGGTCAATGAGTAACAAGAGAGATGAGATTACGAGGCTCAAGGAGAGGGTCGATTTTATCATGCGTGAGGCCTTTCCAGAATATGCGAGGGAGTTCGTGGAGTCTGCCAGAAGCAGGCTTGCCGTTCTCTTCGTTGCGAGCCTCGTGCTGATGCTTGTCGTTGTCATTGCGGGAATGCTATATTCTGGTACATATCCAGTGCTCAGGGAAATGGGCGTGTACTCTGTGGCGATCATGCTGCAGTCCCTTGCTGCACTTCTTACCCCAACAGCACTCTTTGGCAGATGGAAGGGTGATTACTACAAGGAGAAGCTCGAGTGGGATGCTTTTCGGAAGTTCCTGTCGGACATGGTGATGATAAAGAAGTACGCACCCGAAGACATAGTCATATGGAAGGACTGGCTCATTTATGGAACTGCCCTTGGCGTGGGTGAGAAGGTTGTAAAGGCGATGGAGGCGCTAAAGGTCGAAATTCCCGAAGTCTACGTGGCGCCTTGGGTTTACATGTCGTTCCACTCTGTAAACAGGTCGGTCTCATCGGCATACGCAGCGGCAACTGGCAAAAGTACGGGAGGTGGATTTGTCTCCAGTGGTGGATTTGGAGGCGGTGGGGCTGGTGGACGATAGTTGGATAGCTGGATGGCTTCCACCCTTTACTTTTTAGTGTGATCACCTGATTAAGGTTGTAGAATTGCTACTATTTAAAGAACAAGTAGGCGGGGAAAGCCATGCTCACCAAGTTGATAAGCAAGCTGAGAAGCACACTCTCTCTTAAGCTCATCTCTGTACTTTTGTTTATTATTGCACTCTCGAGCAGTATGACAAAAGCTTCAGACGGGAAAAGCGAAAGTCGGCTGGCCAGTCCCCAGCTCATGTAATCTTTCATGATGTTTAGTGAAATCTCCAGAGCAATAATGAACAGTGGGTATGATACTGCATTCGCAAGCAAAACAGCCAGCAGGATTTTCTTTTTCGGAGTTACCTTTCTGACCACCAGATAGGCGAAGGTGGTAACAAGTTCGATACAAACGGTAATTGCGAAAAAGATGAGGAGTATTAGTAGGCCCACAAGTAGTTTGCCCCGCATGTACTCGCTCTCTCGACCGGGTATGGACACGTCAGCCGAGACAATGGCAACAGAAGACAGTATTACGAATATTGCTAAAAGTACATGTACTATTCGAACTTTGTCATGAAACATTGTAGAAAATTTGAAGAGGTAAAAAATAACTTTTTCGATTTTGGCGAAATAGTTACATTTTTTGTTATCCTTGGCTATCACGTTCCAGTGGCCCGTATATGCTATCTCAGAATTGTTATATTTTACTGTATTATGAATGGAAGTGTCCGAATAAATTAACCTTCTGGCTTGCCGATTATCTCGCCGCATTTCGGGCAGGCAACTCCTTTCAGAACTTTACTAAGCCAGCCTCCACGAAGCGCCTCATCTTCTGAGATCTTCAGGCTGCCATCCGGATTTACGTACTCTTCTTTAAAAACCGGCTTTAGCTTGGAGATCTTGACCTTACTGCCGCAGTTAGGACACACGATCCTGTTTCTCTTTCCCATAAAAAGGATGGCAAGGAATATTGTCTTTAGTTTTACGATCTGACCTGTTCACAAACTATATAAATAATTGAACATCAATCTATCACATTTTATGGTAATAGCGAATATAGCAGATAACGACCTCATTAAGATCCTAGAGAGCTTCAAAATCTTCGAGAGGAATAAAGTATCGCTGGAGATCAAGCTTATTGCAATAGCGATGTACATAGTTTCTTCCAGCGTTAGAAGAATCGCTTTGCTCTTTAACGTTGGCAAATCGACCGTCCACTACTGGATCGAGAAGTTCAAGGATGTTCTCGAATTCAACGAGAAAGAGAAAGTCAAGGAGCTTGTAATAGCTCGAATTGCTGTTGATGAAACGATTTTGAAATACAACGGGAAGAAATGCTACCTTTTCGCCGCTTTGGATGTAGAGAGAAACAAGATTGTGCATCTCAAAGTATATCCTGCGAGAAATGCTTTAGCAGCTTATTCCTTCCTTAGAGAAGTTCTGAGGATGTGCGAGGTTGAAGAGCTGATTTTGGATAAGGGGCCTTGGTACAGAGATGCCTTACAGCGTTTAGGCGTCAGATTCAGACACGAAGCATTTGGAGAGAGGAGTTTGGTTGAATCCGTGTTTTCTTCTTTCAAGCAGAGAGCGGAGATTTTCTTCTGCTCCATAACAGTTAATTTCAGGAGGAGAGAGAAGAAGTTTGGAAGTCTAAGGTGGAAAAGAGCTTTAGAATGCTGGAACAGGTTTTGCAGGATGTTCATGTTCTACTTCAATGTCGTTAGGGGGTGTTATTAGGACACCTATTTATGAATTATACAAAGGTTTCCTTAGCCTGATCTGTGCTGTACGCGGCTATACAGCTTGACAGTTTAAAGAACACCCTTCGTGCTCCTTACGTCTTCTCCTCTTATCTCAATGGCTTCACTGAAAGCTTTGGCAAATGCCTTGAAAGCAGCCTCCATCGTGTGGTGCGCATTCATCCCCTTGAGCTGCAGGTAGACGTTTATTCCAGCGTTTCTGCACAAGGTGTCGAAGAAGTGGACGAAGTTCTCAGCTTTCATGCCTTTAACGTCTCCAACGCTACCTTCGAAGTTGAAGTACCCCCTTCCACTCACGTCAACGCCGCACATTGCTACTGCATCATCCATCGGGAGTATTGCATCACCAAACCTCGCGATGCCCTTTTTATCTCCCAGCGCAGTTTTTATCGCCTCTCCGAGCGCTATGGCGACATCCTCTATGGTGTGGTGTTCATCGACTTCGATATCTCCTCTCGCCTTAAGCTTCAGCCCGATACCAGCGTGCTTGGCAAAGGTCTCGAGCATGTGGTTGAAGAAGGGGATGCCCGTGCCAACTTCGTAATCACCGCCATCGAGATCTATTGAAACACTGACTTCGACTTCTTTCGTTTTCCTCTCTGCCCTCGCCTTTCGCATGATATGCACTTCCATTTAAAATAATAATAACTTTTCCATCAAACTGCTTAGCTGTTCAATCCTCTTCAAGTTCGAGCAACTCTTCAAGACTGACTTTGCCTGTGTAAAGGGCCGAGCCTATCACGACGCCAGCAGCTCCGACTTTCTTTATCTTCTCAACGTCTTTTCTTGTCGTTATGCCTCCCGCAACATAAACAGGCAGAGACGTGCCCTCCACAACTTCTCGTACTTTCTCTATTGCAGCTCCTCTCATCAAACCTTCAACGTCCACGTTCGTGTAGAGCAGCGATACGTCGCAGTCCTCGTAAAGCCTCGCGAGTTCCACAGGTGTGAAAGCTGTCTCCTCCTTCCAGCCCCGTACAACCACTTTATCTTTCCTTGAATCTATGGCCACCATTATTCTACCGGGGTATTTAGATGCGAGAGTCTTTACCTCTTCAATCTTTTCTACAGCCATTGTTCCGATGATTACTCTGTCTATTCCTGCGGAGATCAACCCTTTGATGACGCTGGTATCTCTTATACCACCACCAACCTGAATTTCGGCTTTAACTCGCCTTCTAATTTCGAGAATGATGTCTTCGTGTCTCAGCCTTCCACCGAAAGCTCCACTCAGGTCGATGACGTGGAGAACTCTCGCCCCCTTCTTAACCCACATCTCTGCAACTTCGACGGGGTTTTCGAGGGAGACAAGAACTGCATCCTCTTTCCCCTGCTGGAGCTGGACACATTTGCCATCCTTTAAGTCGACTGCTGGAATAACCCTAAACATCGTCTTGCGTTTGGCAGCGGGCTAAATAGGCTTTTCGATGTTTTGGCGAGTCTGCTTTTCGTCTTCTCATTGGTCAACGGAATGGCAAGCTTTATAACATATACATATCAATACACAACTATGGCAAAAACGATAGCAGTGTCAGATGACGTTTACGAAATGCTCTCTAAGGCAAAAATGAAAGACGAATCTTTCAGCGACGTAATCAGAAGACTCCTGAGAAGGCAGAATATAAGCGACATTCCCAAAATACTCGAAGATAATGAAGCTGAAAAGATCAGAGAGTTGATTGAGAGGCAGAAAGAAGCTGACTTGAAAAGACTTAAGGAGTTGCTCTGATGTGGATTTTCGACACCTCTTTTGTTATCGACCTCTTCAGACACGACAGGAGGGCTTTAAAGAAAGCCAAGGAAGTTGATAACACTCCATCGACAAAGGCAATTTCTGTTGTGACTGCTCACGAAGTTTTGAGGGGGTTGTTTTACATTGGGAACGAGGAAAAGCTGAGGGTTGGCGAGTCTGCTCTCAATAGATTTGAGATCATTTCATATACATATGAGATAGCAAAGAAGGCTGCAGAAATTGACGCATCTCTCGCAAAAAGAGGTGAAATGCTGCCTTTCCCGGATGTAGTCATCGCTGCAACCGCTGTGGTGTATGATTTAATACTTGTCACGAGAGACGAGCATTTTAAGAGAATCAAAGGGCTCAAAATCGAAGAGTATTGACTAAGTCCACTTCCAGCAAAAATCCCAAAAGCCTAAAAAATAACACCTGCAACGAAAAACCATGAGGACAATATTCTGGGATGGTTGCGTTAAGCTGATAGACCAGACTTTACTGCCAGATAAGTTTGAAATTATCGAGTGTAGGCGCGTTGAGGAGCTTGCAGATGCGATAAAAAGGCTTGCAGTTAGAGGTGCTCCCGCCCTCGAAGCTGCGGGCGGATACGGCGTTGCTCTGGCAGCCCACGAGAGGGACTTCTCGAGCGTTGATGAACTGAAGGAGCACGTTAAAAGAGCTGCTGAGTTCCTTGCTTCTACCCGCCCAACGGCCGTAAACCTCTTCTATGGCATAGAGAGGGTTCTCAAAGCAGCTATGGATGGAAACAGCGTCGAGGAAGTCAGGCAGCTCGCTTTGAGTGAGGCGGAGAAGATAGCTGACGAAGACGTGGAAAGGAACAAGCAGATGGGCAAACATGGCGCAAAGCTGCTTGAAGATGGATTTACGGTTCTGACTTACTGCAACACCGGAAGGCTCGCAACTGTTGACTGGGGAACTGCTCTTGGTGTAATAAGAAGTGCCGTCGAAGAGGGCAAGAAAATAAAGGTCATAGCCTGCGAAACGAGGCCTCTCAACCAGGGCTCGAGGCTGACAGCATGGGAGCTCATGAAGGACGGCATCGAGGTCACGCTGATTACAGACTCGATGGCGGGTATAGTCATGCAGAAGGGCATGGTTGACTGCGTCATAGTCGGGGCAGACAGAATCGTGAGAGATGCTGTTTTCAACAAGATTGGAACGTACACAGTTGCAGTGCTTGCGAAGGAGCATGGCATACCCTTTTACGTTGCAGCTCCAGCAACTACCTTCGACTGGGGTAGAGAAGCGAAGGATGTCGTGATAGAGGAAAGAAGCAGAGAGGAGCTGATCTACTGCAATATAAAGTGCAAACAGAGCCTTATAGCCCCCTCGGATGTTAAGGTTTACAACCCCGCCTTTGATGCAACTCCTCTCAAGTACGTTACTGCTCTGATTACTGAGAAAGGTGTAATCTACCCGCCATACGAGGAGAACGTGCCGAAAATTCTTGGTTTTTGATTTTTGCACTGTCTTAAATTACTCTACTTATTTTATAAGTTTTTGAGAGCTATATTTGTTCCCTTAATCTCCATAACTCTCTCGTATTGCCTCAAATCACTGGGTCTTCCCAGCTTCTGGTCGCGTTAGTGGTGAATCTTCGGGCGACACATCGCACCTGTAAACGGCTAAGTGAAAAATGCCAATTTTAAGTGGTTTCCTCCTTTTTACCCGAATCTTCGAATGCTTCCTCGAATACAGCTATGAGCGCCACCAAAGCTGAAGGAATGGCCTGTTCGGTTGCGAAGGTAATGTATGGAGCTAAATCTATCACGTAATCTGCAAACTTAAAAACGCCCTTTGGAATTCCGACCCTGCTTCCGACGAAAACCACGATTTCATCAGCGTAGAACATTTTTCTGCCAAGTTCGTCCTTTACATTTTTTATCTGCTTCCCGGTCGGGTCAGTAACTATCAGCAGGTTCCTCTTCTTGCGCTTGTCCCTCGCAGTCTGGTAGAGGTCTTGCAGAAGAACCGGTACTTTTCTGACGTCTCTATCGTAGGCCCTTTTCTGCACTTCAAATCTCGCAATCTGCCCCTTTCTGACGCCCTTTATGAATTGCTCAAGTTCATAGGCGTTTGCGTAGCCGAAAGGAGCAATTATCAGTTCTTTAATCTCGAAGGCCTGTACAGCCCTCCCTATTCTTTCACCAAGCTCAAAGGCACCCTTTTCGAGGTACGGGAGCTGGACTATGCTTATTTTACTGAGGAGTTTTCTCGAATCCACCTTGTCGGGAGTGTACTTTTTATGCTCCACCTGACCCTCTGTAACTCCTATCAGAGCTCTATCTCCGATTATCTCTACGTAAACGGTTTTTTCCGGAGAGATCAAATCAACGTCGCATCCTGTGAGCTTCTTCACTTCTGCGCCCAGCCTGATATTTACGTCTGCGCTTGTAAAGTCGTGAGTACCTCTTCTCTTCGTTTTAATAGCAAAGGTTTTTGCGTTACCGATTAGCTTTGCTATCTTTGGAGCCTGTTTAAGTATCTCGTTAATGTCGGCCTTACACTCGATAGAGATGGGTATGATTGTCTCTATTTCCGGGATATCGGATATCCTCTCGATTTCGTCGGAGTGAACTATCACGAGGCCGAGAAACCCGGAGGGTCTTACTTCAATGTCTGCGTCCAGTCTCTCACGTATGTAGGACGCGGCGATGTACTCCATTCCTACCAGCGTTTTTATGAGGAGCATGGCTGTGTTTGAATTTTCTATCATTTTCCGCTCTCTTTTACCTTCTTCACAACCCTCATGTTTTCAATGGCCGTTGTGGGGTACTGGCCTTCTTCATTCTTTTCGAGAGATTTGACCATGTCCCATATGGTCAACAGTGCAACGCTTACTCCCGTCAAAGCCTCCATTTCGACTCCTGTTTTGCCAACGGACTTCACTGTACATTCTGCTTTAATTCCCTCATCCGTTACATCGAAAGATACCTGAACGGAGGTTATGGGTATTGGATGACACATCGGAATCAGTTCAGGAGTCTTCTTGACGGCAAGGACTGCCGCTATGTTCGCCGTGTTGAGAACGTTGCCCTTTGCAACCTTATCTTCGACTATGGCCTTTACAGTCTCCTTTTTCAGTCTTATGAAGCCCTCCGCTGTTGCGATTCTTACCACATCTCCCTTCCCGGAGATATCAACCATTCTGGCCCTTCCGGACTCAATATGGGTAAATTCACCCATGTAATCACCTGCGTATCTTCGATAGCAATCCTGCAAATAATTTAGCTTTTCCTTCTCGCAGACTTTATTTCTTATTCGTAAGCCTGAGGGGTCTGAATAATTTCTTAAATTCAGATTTCGAGCACACGAGAACTCTGTAGGTAAAACAAATGATTTAAATTATCTCTTCCTCCTCTTCTTCCTCCCTGTGCCTCTTTGGTGGACTCTCTTCAATAAGTGTGAGGTATTCCTTGAGCATTCTCGGGAATTTCGACGCTTCAACAAATCTCAATCCCATGCGCTCGCTCCACTTCCTTATTCCGGCATCACTGCTAACAACCCCTGCCTCAAGCTCCTTGGCCAGCAGAAGGACATCCAGGTCAGGAGAACTGTCGAGAATCCCCTGCCTCAGCGTTGCGCGGTACTTATCGCGAAATTTGCCTATCAGGTTGCCTATCTCCTGCTGGATTTCTTCCTTACCCTCAAGATTTGAGGCTATGGCCGAGCTTTCCCATATAAACTCTTCTGCAAGCTTTCTGCCCCGATTGATCTTCTGCCTCATAGTGAGGACGTACTCGTAAAATATTGCTGCCGGAATCTTGACCTCATAGCGGTTTGGAGTCTTTTTGACGAGCCACGTGTCGAGCTTGACGTAAACGTCGTCGCTGCACTGATGTCTGCGAAGGAAGCTCACGAGTTCACCGTAAACCGTTGGATAGGGGATGTAGCAGCTTATATCGAGCTTGAGCCTTGCTCTCGCTATGAGGTCGAGGATTTCCTGGGCCGATTCACAGAGAGACTCGTAGCCTTCCTTGGCTCTCAGCCCGCTGTCGGTGATTGCCGTGGTGTCGAGGACGAATCTCTGTCTCATTGATAAAAATAAATATTGAAAAATACTTAAAGGTTGTGGAATTACTGCAAATAGTCTGCAAAAATTCCTCTTGCAAAAGTACAATCGAAGTACGGGCGTAAATCCCTCAAATTCGTTAACTCAAATGAGGACCGGCAAATTTTTATAGTAATACTGCAACTATTAGTAATTGGTGAATATATATGGTAGAAGAAAATAAAATTTCCTCCAAAGATTTAGAGTCGATTTTGGAAGAGCTGGGACGAAAAATCTACGACGGACTTAAGGACGCTCTGGAGGATATAACCACACTGCAAGTTGTTACAGTTTCTGGAAAGGAGCGCGTTTTGAAAGTAGAAAAAATGGAAGATGTTGACGGTAAGGAGTTTATCGCAAGGAGAAAAACGGTAATTTCTGAGGAGCGCGTGATTGCGAAGACAATTATAGAACTGGATGGGGATATCATACTGATGCTTCCCGTGGACGATGAGGGTAAGATCTCGGTTGAGAAGGAGATAATGGAGCTTCACGAGAAAAACGTGAAAATTGCTGTCGAGAACTGGAGAGAATTTCTGAAAGGAATTATGAGTGTATGCACGCAACTGATGGAGTTTCTAAAGTAGAGAACGGATACCTATGCTCCTCAAACTCGATGAAGTACGTGCGGGGAGTGTTGAGATATCCTTCAATCTGACTGAATATGGAGAAGTTATAGCACTCATATCGGGAAACGAAGATGGATGGTCGGAAGAAGAGCACTCTGAGGAAATTGACAGGCTGAAGAAAAAGTATCGCAGGCTGAAGCATAGATTAAAACTGTGGCTGAGGTTGCTGTGTGTAGCGTTGCGGCATAGAAGAACA
Protein-coding regions in this window:
- the moaC gene encoding cyclic pyranopterin monophosphate synthase MoaC, with the protein product MGEFTHIESGRARMVDISGKGDVVRIATAEGFIRLKKETVKAIVEDKVAKGNVLNTANIAAVLAVKKTPELIPMCHPIPITSVQVSFDVTDEGIKAECTVKSVGKTGVEMEALTGVSVALLTIWDMVKSLEKNEEGQYPTTAIENMRVVKKVKESGK
- a CDS encoding DDE-type integrase/transposase/recombinase; its protein translation is MVIANIADNDLIKILESFKIFERNKVSLEIKLIAIAMYIVSSSVRRIALLFNVGKSTVHYWIEKFKDVLEFNEKEKVKELVIARIAVDETILKYNGKKCYLFAALDVERNKIVHLKVYPARNALAAYSFLREVLRMCEVEELILDKGPWYRDALQRLGVRFRHEAFGERSLVESVFSSFKQRAEIFFCSITVNFRRREKKFGSLRWKRALECWNRFCRMFMFYFNVVRGCY
- a CDS encoding SPOUT family RNA methylase, whose translation is MLLIKTLVGMEYIAASYIRERLDADIEVRPSGFLGLVIVHSDEIERISDIPEIETIIPISIECKADINEILKQAPKIAKLIGNAKTFAIKTKRRGTHDFTSADVNIRLGAEVKKLTGCDVDLISPEKTVYVEIIGDRALIGVTEGQVEHKKYTPDKVDSRKLLSKISIVQLPYLEKGAFELGERIGRAVQAFEIKELIIAPFGYANAYELEQFIKGVRKGQIARFEVQKRAYDRDVRKVPVLLQDLYQTARDKRKKRNLLIVTDPTGKQIKNVKDELGRKMFYADEIVVFVGSRVGIPKGVFKFADYVIDLAPYITFATEQAIPSALVALIAVFEEAFEDSGKKEETT
- a CDS encoding S-methyl-5-thioribose-1-phosphate isomerase, translating into MRTIFWDGCVKLIDQTLLPDKFEIIECRRVEELADAIKRLAVRGAPALEAAGGYGVALAAHERDFSSVDELKEHVKRAAEFLASTRPTAVNLFYGIERVLKAAMDGNSVEEVRQLALSEAEKIADEDVERNKQMGKHGAKLLEDGFTVLTYCNTGRLATVDWGTALGVIRSAVEEGKKIKVIACETRPLNQGSRLTAWELMKDGIEVTLITDSMAGIVMQKGMVDCVIVGADRIVRDAVFNKIGTYTVAVLAKEHGIPFYVAAPATTFDWGREAKDVVIEERSREELIYCNIKCKQSLIAPSDVKVYNPAFDATPLKYVTALITEKGVIYPPYEENVPKILGF
- a CDS encoding DUF2207 family protein, which produces MSETRQLVILFLIVILFGAAGFFVAELVNYSGDLTVERYIVTLSPNGSLKETYVYDIGSSGKYTMLYRVWKVPLLPPAASGLNTPYVKVLDVECSFGTISYVKDFAGKVWILSGQSPAYAKSWISRKAYLNEVGCYKPEMFTAGKYTVTYSYFINPPLECDEEICHLNLKLADEHVPYKRVEIVLNDPYNQILRVFPHPPDFSVSKSDSGWVITGKSPRDGLIEVEILLKPGMVGFVKEVSNVEEKTLSANSTYSNVYSALLGLKYILLAIIFGFPAVLGTLYIRYGKEKEFTVPEHLSYVPNKNRKPWHVNLVFKGDALDFDEDGFYATLLDLQIRGFIKIEPYMDGANKKEVKIELLKKPEDAEDPYERAVLQFLHDWSRDGVTFYTGEFKDLVRSMSNKRDEITRLKERVDFIMREAFPEYAREFVESARSRLAVLFVASLVLMLVVVIAGMLYSGTYPVLREMGVYSVAIMLQSLAALLTPTALFGRWKGDYYKEKLEWDAFRKFLSDMVMIKKYAPEDIVIWKDWLIYGTALGVGEKVVKAMEALKVEIPEVYVAPWVYMSFHSVNRSVSSAYAAATGKSTGGGFVSSGGFGGGGAGGR
- a CDS encoding PIN domain-containing protein is translated as MWIFDTSFVIDLFRHDRRALKKAKEVDNTPSTKAISVVTAHEVLRGLFYIGNEEKLRVGESALNRFEIISYTYEIAKKAAEIDASLAKRGEMLPFPDVVIAATAVVYDLILVTRDEHFKRIKGLKIEEY
- the hisA gene encoding 1-(5-phosphoribosyl)-5-[(5-phosphoribosylamino)methylideneamino]imidazole-4-carboxamide isomerase; this translates as MFRVIPAVDLKDGKCVQLQQGKEDAVLVSLENPVEVAEMWVKKGARVLHVIDLSGAFGGRLRHEDIILEIRRRVKAEIQVGGGIRDTSVIKGLISAGIDRVIIGTMAVEKIEEVKTLASKYPGRIMVAIDSRKDKVVVRGWKEETAFTPVELARLYEDCDVSLLYTNVDVEGLMRGAAIEKVREVVEGTSLPVYVAGGITTRKDVEKIKKVGAAGVVIGSALYTGKVSLEELLELEED
- a CDS encoding antitoxin VapB family protein, with amino-acid sequence MAKTIAVSDDVYEMLSKAKMKDESFSDVIRRLLRRQNISDIPKILEDNEAEKIRELIERQKEADLKRLKELL
- the cobQ gene encoding cobyric acid synthase CobQ, with protein sequence MIAGTSSSAGKSVLVAALCRILSKRGYAVAPFKAQNMSLNSYVTKEGKEIAIAQAFQARAAGIEPNELMNPVLLKPKGNFVSQLILLGEAVKDVSSFEYYREVPKIMKVVEEAYTELSRNYDVIVIEGAGGIAEINLYDRDVANIGIARIAKPAIYIVGDIDRGGVFASLYGTYKLLPSDVAGLVRGFIINRLRGSEKLLESGVRQLEELTGVPVLGVIPHLNSAMPSEDSLCMDEWSGNGETSEIGILKLPRISNFTDLEPLRELCKFIDLKDDIDCEIVIVPGSKDTMADLRALKEAGMHEKLRRFAKDRPVIGICGGYQMLGRELVDFGVEHGYVKAKGIGLLDAVTEFREFRKMCRQVERKVNGNAVILEKIKGESVWGYEIHKGVTKASNPVFDDEGCASEDGMVWGTYMHGLFWNDCIVKAVCKHLGVEIPSRTDGIEELAKVVEEKLDIDAILGWV
- the hisB gene encoding imidazoleglycerol-phosphate dehydratase HisB — its product is MMRKARAERKTKEVEVSVSIDLDGGDYEVGTGIPFFNHMLETFAKHAGIGLKLKARGDIEVDEHHTIEDVAIALGEAIKTALGDKKGIARFGDAILPMDDAVAMCGVDVSGRGYFNFEGSVGDVKGMKAENFVHFFDTLCRNAGINVYLQLKGMNAHHTMEAAFKAFAKAFSEAIEIRGEDVRSTKGVL